One Amaranthus tricolor cultivar Red isolate AtriRed21 chromosome 1, ASM2621246v1, whole genome shotgun sequence DNA window includes the following coding sequences:
- the LOC130827261 gene encoding uncharacterized protein LOC130827261, whose amino-acid sequence MTRPFAVKAGKKRKRKEAKYDKEEAEVMKEEEQTVTTSVIEEDEKVVDDVVKDLPGIPITISDQNSRSGAIFVLERASLEVAKVGKTYQILNSEDHANFLRKHNRDPAEYRPDIVHQALLMILDSPLNKAGRIRAVYVKTEKGILFEVKPHVRIPRTYKRFAGIMLQLLQKLSIYAAGKRDKLFRVIKNPVTQYLPLNSRKIGFSFSSDKLVDIQKYVTAVKEDLNYVFVVGAMAHGKVNDEYVEDYIAISGYPMSAAWCIARICEGLQQKWSIL is encoded by the exons ATGACAAGGCCATTTGCAGTAAAAGCTGgtaagaaaaggaagagaaaggAAGCTAAGTATGACAAGGAGGAAGCAGAAGTGATGAAAGAAGAGGAACAAACTGTTACAACTAGTgtaattgaagaagatgaaaaagTAGTGGATGATGTTGTGAAAGATTTGCCCGGGATTCCGATCACCATTTCGGATCAAAATAGCCGTTCCGGTGCCATTTTCGTCCTTGAAAGAGCTTCCCTTGAGGTTGCCAAAGTTGGCAAG ACCTACCAAATTTTGAACTCCGAGGACCATGCAAATTTTTTGCGGAAGCATAATAGGGACCCTGCAGAATACAGGCCGGACATTGTTCATCAG gCTCTTTTGATGATTTTGGATAGCCCCTTGAATAAGGCTGGGAGGATTCGAGCTGTGTATGTTAAAACTGAGAAAGGCATACTTTTTGAGGTTAAGCCTCATGTTCGTATTCCGAGAACATATAAACGTTTTGCTGGCATTATGt TGCAATTGCTACAGAAGTTGAGCATATATGCAGCTGGCAAGCGAGACAAACTCTTCCGTGTGATTAAAAATCCTGTTACTCAGTATCTACCTCTTAATTCCCGTAAGATAG GCTTTTCATTCAGCTCGGATAAATTGGTTGACATTCAGAAATATGTGACTGCTGTTAAAGAGGATCTCAACTATGTCTTTGTG GTTGGTGCGATGGCTCATGGAAAGGTTAATGATGAGTACGTTGAAGACTACATAGCAA TCTCTGGCTATCCGATGAGTGCCGCATGGTGTATAGCTAGAATTTGTGAGGGCTTGCAACAGAAATGGAGCATCCTGTGA
- the LOC130827271 gene encoding uncharacterized protein LOC130827271, giving the protein MAFHGGTLKSTSINGVKVYSLTGQHRSLASWLNPKKQRALRKDKDYMRRVELIQDLRFETATTKIKATPDGEFVIASGIYPPQVKVYELRELSLKFERHLDSEIVDFQVLSDDYSKLAFLCANRTVNLHAKYGSHYSLRIPRPGRDMAYDCWSCDLLCAASSPDLYRINLAQGRFLASLPTKSPGLNVVSRSKLHGLVACGGEDGAVECFDMRTRSSIGRVDAVPSADEEVTAIEFDEDRGFQMAVGSSGGTVMIFDLRSSNPIRVKDHMYGSPILDIKWHQTLNSQHSKLITTDSHIVRFWDPETGEGMTSIEPTGGAINDICVFRESGLILLGLDSSQIPSYFIPALGPSPKWCSYLENLTEELEENPETTIYDDYKFLTKEDLERLNLTNLIGTNLLVATLHGYFINHKLYKKAKSIADPFDYDAYIEKQKKEKLEKLQRERITIKRRLPKVNRGLANAILENEEAANDEDADRKKTSKKKKGLSSDILKDERFADMFQKPEFEIDENSEDYLALHPVASQKGANLVDEHFEPVMEEDEMSLSDADVFSASEDEERMRVPRLYEVKDERHAQAFLESVSLTNEDALPLGERVAALQDVEAGSHLPAGVKLGPGGSREISFVSKKKGKYQEDDEDRENRRNKRGVQSLGLKPTNYERSRGRGRGNRGRGRGRGRH; this is encoded by the exons ATGGCTTTTCATGGAGGTACTCTCAAGTCGACCTCCATTAATGGCGTCAAAGTTTATTCTTTGACTGGTCAACACCGTTCTTTAGCCTCTTGGCTTAACCCTAAGAAGCAGCGTGCTCTTAGGAAAGATAAAG ATTATATGCGAAGAGTAGAATTAATCCAGGACTTGAGATTTGAAACCGCAACCACGAAAATCAAGGCCACACCCGATGGAGAATTTGTTATTGCTTCAG GTATCTACCCCCCACAAGTTAAGGTGTACGAATTAAGGGAACTTTCCTTGAAGTTTGAAAGACATTTGGATTCTGAAATAGTTGATTTCCAG GTCTTGTCTGATGATTACTCAAAGCTTGCATTTCTCTGTGCGAATCGAACAGTCAATCTACATGCAAAGTATGGGAGTCACTACAGTTTGAGGATTCCTAG GCCAGGACGAGATATGGCATATGATTGCTGGTCTTGTGATTTGCTCTGTGCTGCCTCTTCGCCAGATCTTTACCGAATAAATTTAGCACAG GGTCGATTTCTTGCCTCTCTCCCTACTAAGTCCCCTGGACTAAATGTAGTATCTAGAAG CAAGCTTCATGGATTAGTAGCCTGCGGTGGTGAGGATGGGGCTGTGGAATGCTTCGACATGAGAACAAGATCATCAATTGGTAGAGTTGATGCTGTCCCATCTGCTGATGAAGAG GTAACTGCAATCGAGTTTGATGAGGATCGAGGCTTCCAGATGGCTGTAGGAAGCAGCGGAGGGACG GTTATGATCTTCGATTTGCGATCATCGAATCCTATCCGGGTTAAGGATCATAT GTATGGAAGCCCAATTTTGGATATCAAATGGCATCAAACTTTGAATTCTCAGCATTCTAAGTTGATCACCACAGATAGTCATATAGTCAGGTTCTGGGATCCTGAGACG GGTGAAGGGATGACGAGTATTGAGCCAACAGGTGGCGCAATTAATGATATATGTGTATTCCGTGAAAGTGGTCTGATCTTATTGGGTCTAGACTCTAGCCAGATACCCTCTTACTTTATTCCTGCGCTTGGGCCCTCTCCCAAGTGGTGTTCATATTTGGAAAACTTAACG GAAGAGCTGGAAGAGAATCCCGAGACAACTATATATGATGATTACAAGTTTTTGACCAAAGAAGACCTTGAGAGACTTAACCTGACAAACTTAATCGGAACCAATCTTCTTGTTGCTACTTTGCACGGATATTTCATAAATCATAAGTTATATAAAAAG GCAAAATCCATAGCAGATCCATTTGACTACGATGCCTACATTGAGAAGCAGAAGAAGGAGAAACTAGAGAAGTTGCAACGTGAACGTATAACG ATTAAAAGGAGGTTGCCAAAGGTTAATCGTGGTCTGGCTAACGCTATTCTTGAGAATGAAGAAGCTGCAAATGACGAGGATGCTGATCGAAAGAAAACCTCGAAGAAAAAGAAGGGATTGAGCAGTGATATTCTTAAAGACGAGAGATTTGCAGACATGTTTCAGAAACCA GAATTTGAAATTGATGAGAACTCTGAGGACTATTTGGCTCTTCATCCTGTCGCTTCTCAAAAGGGGGCTAATTTGGTGGATGAGCATTTCGAGCCTGTTATGGAGGAGGATGAGATGAGTTTAAGTGATGCTGATGTTTTCTCCGcttctgaagatgaagaacgaatgCGAGTTCCTAG GCTATATGAAGTAAAGGATGAAAGGCACGCACAAGCATTCTTGGAGAGCGTGTCGCTTACCAACGAGGATGCTCTTCCTTTAGGAGAAAGAGTGGCCGCTTTACAAGATGTAGAAGCCGGTTCGCATCTACCTGCTGGTGTTAAGTTGGGTCCCGGTGGGTCACGAGAAATTTCCTTTGTTTCTAAAAAGAAAGGGAAGTATCAAGAAGATGACGAAGATAGAGAAAATCGGCGTAACAAGAGGGGTGTTCAGTCATTAGGGCTTAAACCTACAAATTAtgagaggagtcgaggaagaggTCGAGGTAACCGTGGGCGAGGCAGAGGTCGAGGTCGACATTGA
- the LOC130811051 gene encoding acetylajmalan esterase-like — protein MEIGHVILVLSIILPSHVHGKLKIQAIYQFGDSISDTGNLIREGSNGANSPFAKLPYGQTYFHIPTGRCSDGLLIIDYFAQALKLPFLDAFLNKNGNFSHGVNFAVAGSTALNTETLAAKNIMSPMTNSSLSVQLRWFKSHLSSICSRPSDCKHKLANSLFIIETGGNDFNYAFSQFMPMHLVRQLVDQVVLTISSAVTEVISLGATRVIVPGNFAIGCMPVYLTGFETSDSMMYDNMKCLQNLNEFAMFQNSRLQQALAKLQKHNPNVTIVYSDYFNAMKDLLQDAPSHGFEKRNVYKACCGFGENDYNYDMSRMCGNDGVPVCAYPQNYVSWDGIHMTQAAYKFMANTLLNKILPKISH, from the exons atggAGATTGGTCATGTGATTCTTGTTCTTAGCATCATTCTTCCATCCCATGTCCATGGCAAGCTGAAAATTCAAGCCATATATCAGTTTGGAGATTCAATCTCGGATACAGGCAACTTGATACGTGAGGGTTCTAATGGAGCAAATTCACCCTTTGCTAAGCTCCCTTATGGCCAAACCTACTTTCATATACCTACTGGACGTTGCTCGGATGGTCTTCTCATCATCGATTATTTTG CTCAAGCCTTGAAGTTGCCTTTTTTAGATGCATTTCTTAACAAAAATGGAAACTTTTCTCATGGAGTCAACTTTGCCGTAGCAGGATCGACTGCTCTCAACACTGAAACATTGGCTGCAAAAAATATAATGTCGCCCATGACTAACAGTTCCTTATCTGTTCAGTTGCGTTGGTTTAAATCTCATCTATCGTCCATTTGCTCTCGTCCTTCAGACTGCAAACATAAACTCGCCAACTCCCTCTTTATCATCGAAACTGGAGGCAACGACTTTAATTATGCATTCTCCCAATTTATGCCTATGCACTTGGTACGACAACTGGTTGATCAAGTAGTTCTAACCATCTCTAGTGCTGTTACG GAAGTAATAAGTTTAGGAGCGACTCGAGTCATCGTTCCTGGAAACTTTGCTATTGGTTGCATGCCGGTTTATCTTACAGGGTTTGAAACAAGTGATTCAATGATGTATGATAATATGAAGTGTTTACAAAATCTTAATGAATTTGCAATGTTCCAAAACAGCCGATTACAACAAGCTCTTGCTAAACTTCAAAAGCATAATCCAAATGTAACAATTGTTTATTCTGACTATTTCAATGCTATGAAGGATCTCCTTCAAGATGCTCCTTCACATG GGTTCGAAAAGAGGAACGTTTACAAGGCATGCTGTGgatttggagaaaatgactatAATTATGACATGAGTAGAATGTGTGGAAATGATGGTGTACCAGTTTGTGCATATCCTCAAAATTATGTGAGTTGGGATGGAATACACATGACTCAAGCAGCATACAAATTCATGGCCAATACCTTACTCAACAAAATTCTTCCCAAAATCTCCCATTGA